The following are encoded in a window of Kogia breviceps isolate mKogBre1 chromosome 12, mKogBre1 haplotype 1, whole genome shotgun sequence genomic DNA:
- the RTL6 gene encoding retrotransposon Gag-like protein 6: MVQPQTAKAETPASAASTNAQMDDVIDTLTSLRLTNSALRREASTLRAEKANLTNMLESVMAELTLLRTRARIPGALQITPPISAITSNGTRPLTTPPTSLPEPFSGDPGQLAGFLMQMDRFMIFQASRFPGEAERVAFLVSRLTGEAEKWAIPHMQPDSPLRNNYQGFLAELRRTYKSPLRHARRAQIRKTSASNRAVRERQSLCRQLAATGTVPCPVHPASNGTSPAPALPTRARNL; this comes from the coding sequence ATGGTTCAACCCCAGACCGCAAAAGCTGAAACCCCAGCCTCTGCAGCTTCTACCAATGCCCAAATGGATGACGTCATCGACACCCTGACCTCCCTGCGCCTCACCAACTCCGCGCTGAGGCGGGAGGCCTCGACCCTGCGGGCAGAAAAGGCCAACCTCACCAACATGCTGGAGAGCGTGATGGCGGAGTTGACCTTGTTACGCACCCGGGCTCGCATTCCCGGGGCGCTGCAGATCACCCCACCCATCTCGGCCATTACCTCCAACGGGACCCGGCCCCTGACAACGCCTCCAACCTCTCTGCCCGAGCCCTTTTCCGGAGACCCTGGCCAGCTGGCGGGGTTCTTGATGCAGATGGACAGATTCATGATCTTCCAGGCCTCGCGCTTTCCCGGAGAGGCCGAGCGAGTGGCGTTCCTCGTGTCCCGGCTGACCGGGGAGGCGGAGAAGTGGGCGATCCCCCACATGCAACCCGACAGCCCCTTGCGAAACAACTATCAGGGATTCCTGGCCGAGTTGCGGAGAACCTACAAGTCTCCGCTGCGGCACGCGCGGCGCGCCCAGATCAGAAAGACTTCGGCCTCGAATCGAGCCGTGCGGGAACGGCAGTCGCTCTGCCGCCAGCTGGCCGCCACGGGCACGGTGCCCTGCCCCGTGCACCCAGCCTCCAACGGGACCAGTCCAGccccggccctgcccaccagagctCGGAACCTTTAG